GCTGAGCAACAGGATCTATATTACTGATAAGGGCGCACAGGCAATAGGCGTAAATACAACCTATGATTACTTCGTGCAAGAGTAACAGATGCTACAGACAAGAAGGTAGATATTGTTTTAAGCACGATAAAAGAAATGGATGATTGCGGCGTGTCAGACGTTAAGAATTACTACAGGCATGTGAGAAGCAATGAGAAATACACCTGTTTATGCCGTAGGCTTTATTGTACTGGTAATGATAATACTCAGTGTTGCAACTGTGCTGTTTGTCATAAGGCTTCTGCTCAAGACCGTATTCATCAAAAAAGAGCGGGAGTTCGGCATAAAGAAGGCTGTAGGCTTTACGAGCACTCAGCTTCGCTGCCAGCTGTCGCTGTCCCTCATGCCGACAACTATAATAGCAGCTGTTTCGGGTTCGGTACTGGGTTATC
Above is a genomic segment from Ruminococcus flavefaciens AE3010 containing:
- a CDS encoding FtsX-like permease family protein translates to MRNTPVYAVGFIVLVMIILSVATVLFVIRLLLKTVFIKKEREFGIKKAVGFTSTQLRCQLSLSLMPTTIIAAVSGSVLGYLLLNPLFTLILGGYGIRNANLLLRPLMILITAAAVTVMVFVFCFVMSGRMKKLSAYKLIQE